From the Helianthus annuus cultivar XRQ/B chromosome 17, HanXRQr2.0-SUNRISE, whole genome shotgun sequence genome, the window AAAGCATGCTTCTAAGATAGCTTAACTTTTATTTTTGTTGCAAGCAAAGCATGCTTGTAAGATGGATGGGAATCATGGATTTTATTTTAAGGTTAAAACTTAAACATATGGATATGTTTGTTTTTTTGAGTTAGCTCACGGTTTAAAACTTAGAAATATGATCATATTTGTTATTTTGAGTTAGCTCACAATAAAAAAAAAGTATGATCACACTTTAATGCATCACAATTTTGAGTTAGCTCAGAAAAATTAGTGCATTATAGATTCACACTTTAATGCATCACATATTCACAATCATAGATTCACATTTTAATGCAACAAGTATTCACAGTTTGCTTTTATGTTTTATCATAAGATATATATTAGTTTTCTAACAATGAAAATCACAATATTTCATTATTAAActataaaaagaaaaacatataacAATTAAAATAAACCGATATTCGGGTATTCGGAAATCCCGGTTCCTGGTATAAAAAAAGTCGGGTACAGGTACAACCCGGTTTCGGGTATTAAAAAACCCGGGTACAGTTTTTTACGTAGAAATCTATACCCTATGCGTACCCGGTGAGTAGGGTCGAGTACAGTTTCGGGTAcgaaaaaaacagtttttttaatACCTGGGCCCCTTTTTTTCCCGGTTCCATTTTTTTTGTGCACCTCTCTACCCATAATGAAACGTGGTTAACGGGCCCAATAACAAAGACGTATTTATTAAGGCCCATAACAAAACACACAAGACCTTTTGCCCATTAGGTTTTATTAGGTTTATAATAAAGCCCTTTGCTTGTTTTCTTTGCAGCATTAGGGTTTCAGTTTCATCTGCCGTCATCTCTCTGTCTCCAAAATGGTAAGCTCTCATCCGTTTTTCTTAGCAATTGAAGCTGAAGATCATGCTGTATTACGTCTTTCTGTTGTTCGATTTGATCTTGTTCTTCAATTTCTGTTCTATGAGTAATTATTCATCTGGATGAATCGGTTTTATCGGCGTTTTTTGTCGTTGACTAATTATCTGCTGATCGATGTTTAGATGCAGCTTTCATATAGCTTTCACAATTTTTATAACGCATAAACAATTTGAAGAATTAGTTCATCTTATTATGTTGAATTTTAGCTTTAAATTCTGCGCATTAGGTTATCATCTTCTGCTCTTTGAGTGATTATTCATCTTGAAGAATCAGTTTTATTGGCGGTTTTTGTCGTTGACTAATTATCTGCTGATTGATGTTTAGATGCAGCTTTCATATAGCTTTCACGATTTTTATAACGCATAAACAATTTGAAGAAATAGTTCATCTTATTATGTTAATTTTGAGTATTACATTCTGCGCATTAGGTTATCATCTTCTGTTCTATGAGTATGTGACCTGTGAACTGAGTAGTGGATCTGAATGCAAAGTTCATACGTGTGATTATTTATCGAATTTAAGTTTTAAATTTTGCAAATTAGGCTATCGTTAGcgatttttgtgtttttgtttctGTGTAATGTTTTTTAGGCTGGATTTGATTTCAATTGTACTCGTTTATCTGCAAATGATTTGTTAACCggtaccgaaatccccaaaagtgggtaccggtaccaaatatacctggtacggtaccggtattttagtgtaaaaaccggtaaataccggtaccgaacccgtaccgaaccggtaccgaaaatgtcaaaagtcggtaccgaaaatgtacccGGTGCCGGTTTCGTAAAttcggtaccatttgctcatcccaaATTGTCAACACGTTTGTTTTTTGTAGTTTCTGTGTAATGTATTTAAGTTGGATTTGACGTCAATTGAACTTGTTTATCTTCAAGTTGAATCTAACTTTTAAATTGATATTGATCAGCCTAAGCAAATTCACGAGATTAAGGATTTCCTTCTTACCGCAAGAAGGAAAGACGCCAGGTCAGTGAAAATCAAGAGGAGCAAAGATGTTGTGAAGTTCAAGGTCAGGTGCTCAAAGTACCTTTACACTTTGTGTGTCCATGATGCCGAGAAGGCCAACAAGTTGAAGCAATCTCTCCCCCCAGGTTTGTTAGCAGCCTACTTGATTAGTCTTTTTGTTTCCTTGTCGAGTTGGTTACTTATTGATTGTTTATGATGCAGGTTTGAGCGTACAAGACCTTTAAACGGTGATTCTTTTTCGTGTTGGTTTTAAGTTTTGCTTTACTAAAAGGATATTTTGTTGGAATTTAACTTCTGCATTTTAATGTTATTGATGTTCCATTTTAGTTAAGCTTTGTATGAACATGTTGCAGTTTTGGTTATGAGACTGTTTGCTTCTGAAACTAACTGTTTTCGAGTTTGCTGTGCTGTTTCGATACATCTCATGTTTTGAGTTTGGACCTGTTTAGATAGTTACTTGCTTAAATTAAGCTGGTATAAAATTTTAAGTTATGCATAGTAACCTGTATGAGCCTGTGTATGGTTTCTTCACCAATTTGGGACATGGTTTTATAGTCAAAGTATGGGTGTAAGATTACCGAAACCTGTCTCATACGTGATCTACCGACATCCTAGGTAAACGAGTGTGCAAGTATGTACTAACTTAGGCTTGAGAGTAACTGAAGCGCAAGTTGGTTTTTAATGGTTTGAAAACGTTGACTATTCGTTAAAAAATGAGCTACCGAGCTGGTTAAATGTGTAACTGGGATTTTGTGTTCTGAATTTTAATCTCAGTAGAAGATTTGATCCTAGCTGAGGTTTGTCATATATACTTTTGAGCTTGAAGCCCATTTGAGCATCACTTGTTTTGCAGGAAAATACCATATAGCCGTTGCTTTTTCCTGCATCATCTTCGAAGTGTTTCTTTCGTCTTGAATAAGTTAGGGactgtttggcaacttctaaatggttaagtgttgaaccagtaagacaTTTGAACCATTAAACGCTGAACCAGTAAGATATTCTGAACCATTTAGAGCCCGTAAAATGCTCAACCGTTTAGAggtaaatgtctgaccaattcagattagagatcttaatcattcagactcagtataatgtttaaccattcagaggcaaatgtcggAATCCTTTAGACATCTGTTctcgaaacaaacagtctgaatcattaagtgttgaTCGAGTAAGATGTCTGAACTATTATTAGCCTCATTAAAAGcaaaacaaacaacccctaaataTACAATGCGACCTCCACAATATTAGAAGTTAGCACAGTAGCACTTTTGGACGTGTTGCATATTTGCCCTTTTTTTGAAGGATTATTAGTTTGTGTCGGTCCTCTTTAACGAGCCTCTTTTACCTCAAAACATGTGTTATGTTAAAACATGAATTTTTAGTAGGGAAGCTCAATGTAGTTAACACTGCATCGCTACCCTTACATTGACATACTTATTTTGACCAcattgattgattcttcttttgtGAGGCATGGTGCCTTGATCGGTATTGTTTTTCTACGCCTTAAAGACGATGAATAAAGTAACGAGTCTTATGAGTGCCACCATTTGGTTGTACATGATTCCATTTTCGATTCCTCATATAGGCCCAAAGCCATATATGAGAACACCACTCGTATTGAGCCTTATCCAATTCCACATACAAGATGCCTTTTTTATTTAAACAAGCAAGATACTTGACTACCATTCGTCCAATTGCCGAGAGATATTATTTCatgttaaaatattgtttttttaatattggatttaaataatttcAACTTTCACCAATTGGCCGATAGGACTtcaactttcgatttgtaccaCACCAACTTTCAACTTTTTGGCCGATAGTACTCCCACACTAACCTTGTTTGCTGACATCAATTGCCACACCAACAAACCAGTGCCACGCAATTGCCATGTCATAAAAAAGCCAAGCTAGATGTCACGTCAGCTGCAACGTCATCAAAAAGCCAAGTCAGATGTCACATCAGCTGTCACATTATCAAAAAAGTCAAATCAGACATCATGTTAACTGCCAATAAGTGACACCACACAAGTGACACATCATCAAAAAACTAATCGGGTTAGCGTTCAGTTAGTTTGGGAGTGCTATCAGACAATAAGTTAAAAGTTGGGAGTGATGtggtacaaatcgaaagttgagAGTGCTATTAACCAATTGATAAAAGTtagggttatttaaatccaaaatcaaaatctggtgaagatttttcagttaacatccagtttttctgtctttttcctctcttttaatgaagagcaaaatggtcagatttttttaatttgttacaataaaacgttaaaataccattttgcccttcattaaaagagagTAAAAAGACagaaaaactggatgttaactgaaaaatcttaTCAGATTTTaattttgaatgaaaatgacaacaaaattgaaactcCAAGGATCTAGATTCACAAGGTTCaaattttggactaaaattgAAAAAGTGACTAATCCCGATGGACCGTTTTGACTTTTACTCAAGAAAAAATTGATCCACCCCGCCCTCCCTAAATAACGTGTGGCTAAAAATGGAGGTTGAACACAATAAGccacctttttcttcttcttaaCCTCCTCAAAATGTCTACCGTAGATCACTCGACACGACGCAAATGGCTGTCTTACTCCACCACCCACTTCTCTTCCACACCACCAAAACCCCTTCACTCCACACCCACACCCACAAACCAACCCTTTTCAGAACCACCCGAACACTCCTCAACTGTGCTGCTGCAGTGGCCGCACCACAACAACAGATCCCCTCCTCCAGTGACGGAACGGAAGATGTGCTTGTGGAAGAGCAGATAGGGAGAGTTTACCCGGTGGGTTACGACTGGACAGAGGAATGGTACCCTCTGTATTTAACTAAAGATGTACCCGATGATGCCCCTTTGGGTTTGACTGTGTTTGATAAACAAGTTGTCTTGTATCGTGATGGGAATGGAGACCTTCAGTGTTATGAGGATCGCTGTCCTCACAGGTAATTCGTTTTATTACTTCATTGATGTTAGATTATTGTATGTCATATATTTTGTTTGTAGGAATCTGTTTTGGGAtttatgggtttttttttttttattttttttttttatatggGGTCGTGTCGTGTCAGGTTCATCAATTCAACCTGTCCACCCAACATGATTGCCACCCATAAGAGCCATACaatcttaggggctgtttggcaacttctgaatggttaagtgctgaaccaataagaggtctgaaccattaagtgctgaatcagtaagaggtctgaaccattaagtgctgaatcagtaagaggtctgaaccactaagagccagtataatgcttagccgtttagaggcaaatgtctgaccaattcagattagaggtcttaaccattcagacttaatgcttaactattcagaggcaaatgtttgaacCATTTAGACATatgctcacgaaacaaacagtctgaaccattaagtgctgaaccagtaaaatgtctgaaccattaagagcctcattaagaggtaaacaaacaaccccttagtttGAGAAAAACATATATGTTGTCTATTGACTTGTTGGCACTTGCTACCAATAAATGTGTGTAAATCTTGAACAAAACTTGAAATTGAAAGACTTAGAAATCATTTGTGTCTCCTTGTAATCATCTTTCTTAGTTTTTGAGGTGATCTCTTCAAATCCTGCTTCATCATTGTTTATTTAAAGTTGTTATCTTCCATTATGTTAGAATTTGAAAGCTAAATATATGTTATGCACGCGTTATAATGGTTGCATGTAAATGCTGTTCAGGCTTGCAAAACTTTCAGAGGGCCAAATTGTTGATGGAAGATTGGAGTGTTTGTACCATGGCTGGCAGTTTGAAGGCAATGAGGGCAAATGTGTCAAAATTCCCCAGGTTGGTTTTTTAATTTATTACATATATTCATAGTTGTCAATATCGGCTATAGCGACAGCTATAGCACGCTATGTAGCGAAGCGACCAAGTGTCGCTATTTGGGTCACAACGACCGATATCGTGAATAGCgacaattagtttttttttttatgtaaatagcaattagatatagctagctggatttataggtttttgttaaatatacatgtaaaatagcatatataccaaggtattttgatataatatacatataaaaattttcaaaattctttttctagtggaGCGCTATATATAAAACAgcggtcgctatttgtcgctattcgctatgtagcatataggtcccttgtcgctatttgtcgctattcgctattaacaactatgcatATATTTAATCTGTTGTGGCATTTTCATGCGTCACTAATTCATAATTTCATGGTACATATGCATACAGCTTCCTGCAAATGCAAAAATACCTCGATCCGCCTGCACCAAAACATACGAAATCAAAGACTCACAAGGTGTTGTTTGGATATGGATGTCACACAAAACAccaccaaaccctagcaaaatcCCGTGGTTCGAAAACTTTGCCCGGCCCGGTTTTAAAGACATTTCAACCATTCACGAGCTTCCTTACGATCACTCGATTCTTCTCGAAAACCTAATGGACCCCGCTCACGTCCCGATCTCACACGATAGAACTGATTGGAGTGCCAAACGGGAAGACGCTCAACCGCTACTTTTCAAAGTCACAGAAAGAACTGAGCGTGGGTTCGCGGGTTTTTGGGGCCGGGAAGCCGATAAGACGCCACAAAACTTTTTAAGATTCGAAGCACCGTGTAATCTACAAAACAACCGTGAGATTGTGGACAAAGACGGTGTGACGAATTACTTCTCAGGTCTTTTCTTATGTAGACCGACCGGTCAAGGAAAGTCAATGCTTATAGTTCGATTCGGAAGCACGAAAAGATCACCATTAGCAAAGTTTTTCCCGGAATGGTATTTTCATCAAAACGCTGGGAAAGTATTCGAACAAGATATGGGATTTTTATCGTCTCAAAACGAGATTTTGTATAAAGAAAAAGTACCGACGAAAGATCTTTATTTAAACTTAAGATCATCCGACACATGGGTTGCCGAGTATCGTAAATGGATGGATAAAGTCGGTCACGGGATGCCGTACCATTTCGGGCATTCAACAATTTCGTTGCCAGTCGAACCCGCGGTTGTCGAGCATGCTCCTGCTGGTTTTGTTGCAAGCATTGCCGCTTCTTCGCCTGCAAAGGGTGGGATCGGAATCAAATACGCGCCGAATCTTGCTAACAGGTATTTTAGGCATGTGGTTCATTGTAAAGACTGCCGGAATGTGGTGAAAGCTTTTGAGGCATGGAAGAATCGGTTGTCTGTGGTGGCGGCTTTGTCGCTGACGTTTGCGATTTTGTTCAACGCGAGGCAGTGGAAGGCGGTTTTTCTGCTGGCGGCGGCGTTGTCTGGAGGTGGAGCTTACGTGTGCTCGACGGCTGTGGCGATGAACACGACCAACTTTATAAGAACTCATAGGAGATTGTAGAAAGTATAATATGTGTTCAGTTTTGTTGCAGGAATCATTTATACAATTACATATATATTATTGTTTGATTAATCAtttatgtttaagtttgtttATTAGCTATTATTCCATCTCTAGCTTGAATGtttttataacttaaaaagagttATTGATGTAATATCTTTATCTCATTGTCTTCTTAAGGATGTCACAATATGTATTTGTCTTGGTGATAAAATTGTTTAGAATTTTACATCTATTTCTTATTTGGTTAGATCAGTCTCGTTACAACGCGTGGGGTCTTAAATACTAGTGTTACTTAATAAACGCATCAATTTAAAAGAACTGTATTTTTAGGGAAAatgtcacagaatagtaaccgagttttaaaagtgttctaattaggtcactcgtaTTGTTTTTGTCCCAagtagataacttaacattcaaatcgagtcatctccttttttccatgtgtcaagaaaaaatggagcataagatgttggggtcggattattttaatatatgaaattatatttattaaaaataaaaacactttaattacattaaaaattaaaaaaataagttacaatccacgtcatcactcgacgttaacatcaaataaaaagaaaaaaaaaacaaaaacccaTATCATCACGATTAcctatgaaatggatgaaaaaatccttaattttaatgaaaaataaatgttgagtgacctaattggaacacttttaaaacttgagtaacctaattggaacacttttaaaacttggttagttttctacaaagttacccctaatttttatatatatatttttagtagagttaaatgccatttcagtccctgtggtttgggacattttgccagtttagtccaaacaTTTCACTTTTCACTTGTGGGTCCAAAGAGGTTTCGcagttgctattttagtccactgggttaacttcattcattttttctgttaacgagaatggcaatttctcgttaacagaaaaaatgaatgaagttaacccagtggactaataTGGCAACTGTGAAACATTTTTGAACTCACAGGCGAAAAAATGAAACTTTTAAACTAAACTTGTAAGGTGTCTCAAACTAAAGGGACTAAAATGAGATTTAACTCTTTTTAGTAAGTATATATAGGGCTGTCCAAACTGCTCGACGATCGAAGATCGCTCGAcgatcgctcgaaaaatgctcgttcgattcccgctcagtttgtaaatgagccgatcggatcggttcgattcaaattcaatccgagcatgagcatacctccgctcgctcgtcgatcgctcggtttcgctcgaattatttttattagtaattaatatatatttttatattatagaTTTTATAGATTAAACACCCAAAAATATAAATAGCCCAAAAAAACTAAAAGCCCAAATAACATTCAACCCAACCCAacttaatatttaatatataaatctaGTATCTAACCCTAAATCTATTCCTAAAAGATAATTACCTAATCAGTCGTATATTCAATCGCCGCTCTCTATTCTCCCTAATCAGAGCATGAGCATCACTTTTGCGATCGGTTTTACAAATTTGATCCGCTCGGATCGgatcggttgtaattcaatccaagcatgagcatcacttttgcgatcggttttacaaatttgatccgctcggatcggatcggttgtaattcaatccgagcatgagcagacCCTCGATCAGATCGGATCGGATCGTGAACACCCCTAAGTATATATGGTATAGCCAAAGCCCAAAAGTCCAAAACCCTTAAAAATCACATCCCGCTCTCTCTGCACACACACTGGCGGAAATGAGCCACCAAagtaaccaccaccaccaccacgatGCCGTCGATGGTCTCGTAAACCTGTTCATCAAAGCCAACAACGATCTAAACATAGTCCAGAACCGCCTAGACAAGGAGTTTCGCGAAATCTATCCTGATAACgtcactctctttctctcctttcttcttccttttccatCGTTTAGGGTTTTTACTTGATCTGTTGCTTTTTTTAACTTTTACAGGCGAATCCGATGAAGCTTGTGGCTAGGATTAAGAAAATACAAGATGAATTACCCTCTCTGAAAGAGCAATGTCGCGAATTACTCTCTGCTAAGCaggttatttattattattattatttaaacctTAATGTTGTTTAATTATTGTTTGTTAAGCAATTGATTAATGGATTGAGAGTATGAATTGGATATGTAGACACTGCTGAGTACTGGATACTACGTAATTAGAATTAGGATTTTGAAGCATTTAGGTTCTGATGAATGATTATGGCTTTTTTGTGGCTATAAGTGGTTTAGTGGATGCGCATTAGTACATTGTTGATGCTCATTAGGTTTAGTAGAAATTAGGTATTTGAAATTGAGATCTACCACTTTCCTGATTGTTATATGGTGAACGATGCCGCCTTGTAACTATTACCGCCAAGTGATTATTCATAAGATGCAGATTATTAAACTTCTAGCTGTTGGcatcttggttttaaaatgcgcgcatCACATGATGTAATGATGAGATCGCCGTGTGTTGCGGTTCCATGGTGCACGATTCACATGATGTGGTCTAATGTGGCGCCTTGTGTAGTTGACCGGTATTTGAACAAATTAGATCTTTAATTGAACAAATCTGACTATAGATGATgataatatattatattttggtGTTTAAAGGTTCACAAGTTAAAAtattagttatatatatttttagtatttttgaataGAGAAAACTTCGCATACGTGATGCGTGCGCTTCACACATTGCGCATCACGCATCACGCATCGGATTTTGGGATCAAAACGCATCAGATCGCTACACGCATTTTAAAACCAATGTTGGCATACTTTATTTTTCAGTTTATACCTCTTATAATGTTGTTGCTCATGTATATGGCTTGTTGTCTCTTAGTAGAAGTGACAGCACCAATGGTAATTGGATTAGAAAACATTAATTCGCTACAGCCTTCATTACAATTTTGCTAACTTGTTACTTAGTGGCACTGAAGAGATGAGAACGAGGTTTTTTCGAGACCTGCTAACTTCAACACTGCTAAAATACCACCATTATGATCAGCCTCATTGACCCATAGTATCGGAACGGCTTCTTTCTTTCAGCTGCTTCCAACTAGTTGCTAAAGCATAGGCTAGAAGTAGTATTCACCCTAAGGTAAACGTCATAAAAAAAGAGAAACACGAAAGTAAACATTGTCTCTGGGTGGGGTATATCTATGTAGCCATTTCAGGAGCAAATTACTCTATAGCCATTCTACATGTGACATTCACTCGTGTAAATTGTAATCACTTTATATTCGTGCATTAGACTGTATTCTACTATTTTCCATTAATTCTGGCAAAAATCCATGTGATACGTGACCTGTTATCGTGTATAAGGTTCGAGCACCACGCCAAATGTGTTTGAAGAGGAAATTAAAAACCAATGAAGCATGTACGTACAGAAGTAAACCCATCTGTTGGACAGCTACAAAAATCACCATCGTATTTCAAAATAGCACAATCTAATTTATTAATTTCACCAAACTGAGGTGTCTAGCATATTTTTATAGGATCACTATGACTGACTCCAGTTCCATATCTTCTTTCATTGCTTTTCCTAAGTATCTAACATTTGCTATTTAAGCACTTAATCAGAAGAAAATCACCATAGACTTTAGTTTTTAGCGGTAATATAGAGAAAGGCGAAATATGGGAGGGTGGTTAGTGAAGGTGGTGATCAAG encodes:
- the LOC110926481 gene encoding protein TIC 55, chloroplastic, yielding MAVLLHHPLLFHTTKTPSLHTHTHKPTLFRTTRTLLNCAAAVAAPQQQIPSSSDGTEDVLVEEQIGRVYPVGYDWTEEWYPLYLTKDVPDDAPLGLTVFDKQVVLYRDGNGDLQCYEDRCPHRLAKLSEGQIVDGRLECLYHGWQFEGNEGKCVKIPQLPANAKIPRSACTKTYEIKDSQGVVWIWMSHKTPPNPSKIPWFENFARPGFKDISTIHELPYDHSILLENLMDPAHVPISHDRTDWSAKREDAQPLLFKVTERTERGFAGFWGREADKTPQNFLRFEAPCNLQNNREIVDKDGVTNYFSGLFLCRPTGQGKSMLIVRFGSTKRSPLAKFFPEWYFHQNAGKVFEQDMGFLSSQNEILYKEKVPTKDLYLNLRSSDTWVAEYRKWMDKVGHGMPYHFGHSTISLPVEPAVVEHAPAGFVASIAASSPAKGGIGIKYAPNLANRYFRHVVHCKDCRNVVKAFEAWKNRLSVVAALSLTFAILFNARQWKAVFLLAAALSGGGAYVCSTAVAMNTTNFIRTHRRL
- the LOC110922110 gene encoding 60S ribosomal protein L38; this encodes MPKQIHEIKDFLLTARRKDARSVKIKRSKDVVKFKVRCSKYLYTLCVHDAEKANKLKQSLPPGLSVQDL